From the Natronococcus sp. AD-5 genome, one window contains:
- a CDS encoding YeeE/YedE family protein, whose protein sequence is MSRNRHPLFVPLILVGGLIFGFGLAFSHMARPEVVLDFLQFVDLGLVFVMFGAAVISGIAFAVMPRLRDRAPLTGDVYGRRLKAFDRNVLIGGAIFGVGWGLSGICPGAAYASLGIGNVTILWAFVGMFAGAYLQGRWRSQRPATETAATGAD, encoded by the coding sequence GTGAGCCGAAACCGCCACCCCCTGTTCGTGCCGCTGATCCTCGTCGGCGGCCTGATCTTCGGGTTCGGCCTCGCGTTTAGCCACATGGCCCGGCCGGAGGTCGTGCTGGACTTCCTCCAGTTCGTCGACCTCGGCCTGGTGTTCGTCATGTTCGGCGCGGCGGTCATCTCGGGTATCGCCTTCGCGGTGATGCCCCGGCTGCGCGACCGCGCGCCGCTGACCGGTGACGTCTACGGCCGGCGACTGAAAGCGTTCGATCGCAACGTCCTGATCGGCGGCGCTATCTTCGGCGTCGGCTGGGGCCTGTCGGGGATCTGCCCCGGCGCGGCCTACGCCAGCCTCGGTATCGGGAACGTCACCATCCTGTGGGCGTTCGTCGGCATGTTCGCCGGCGCTTACCTTCAGGGCCGCTGGCGCAGCCAGCGCCCAGCGACCGAAACCGCCGCGACGGGTGCCGACTGA
- a CDS encoding YeeE/YedE family protein: MFEIAVPAELVAQVAPLEPFPNGVYRYAVGGLLVGLGAVVIYLGTGIAAGASTFLESTLSYVSEQSRFQQYRASRDWRVVFTLGIILGAAVYAVVWQGEAWTTDVQPWRLLVGGVLVGIGTRIGKGCTSGHGVCGVGSASKTSIVGVVTFLTVAIVTAQLVQAMGVSP, translated from the coding sequence GTGTTCGAGATCGCAGTGCCCGCCGAACTCGTCGCCCAAGTAGCGCCCCTCGAGCCGTTCCCAAACGGCGTCTATCGCTACGCCGTCGGAGGGCTACTCGTCGGCCTCGGCGCGGTCGTCATCTACCTCGGCACGGGGATCGCGGCGGGTGCGAGCACGTTCCTCGAGTCGACGCTGTCGTACGTCTCCGAGCAGTCGCGGTTCCAGCAGTACCGCGCCTCCCGCGACTGGCGCGTCGTCTTCACGCTCGGGATCATCCTGGGAGCGGCGGTGTACGCCGTCGTCTGGCAGGGTGAGGCGTGGACGACGGACGTCCAGCCCTGGCGGCTGCTGGTCGGCGGCGTCCTCGTCGGGATCGGCACCCGAATCGGCAAGGGTTGTACGTCGGGCCACGGCGTCTGCGGCGTCGGTTCGGCCTCGAAAACCTCGATCGTCGGTGTAGTCACGTTCCTGACGGTCGCGATCGTGACCGCGCAACTCGTCCAGGCGATGGGGGTGAGTCCGTAA
- a CDS encoding MBL fold metallo-hydrolase yields the protein MDDMDLPMPDVEVEPVSPDGLKERIDAGEAVTLLDTRMESEYEEWRIDGENVESINVPYFEFLDDEIDDDVLARIPDDREITVLCAKGGSSEYVAAQLKERGYDVDHLEDGMNGWARIYERVEVERYDGAGTLYQYQRPSSGCLGYLVVDGGEAAVIDPLRAFTDRYHEDVDELDADLKYAIDTHVHADHISGVRDLDAVGVEGAIPEASVDRGVTYADEMTLAADGDEFEVGDATIETVYTPGHTSGMTSYLIDGELLATGDGLFVESVARPDLEEGNEGAEDAAKQLYESLQERVLTLPDDTLIGGAHFSDAADPAEDDTYTAPIGQLEDEMAALTMDEDEFVELILSDMPPRPANYEEIIPTNLGQQEADDEEAFELELGPNNCAASQESLAGD from the coding sequence ATGGACGACATGGACCTTCCAATGCCGGACGTCGAGGTCGAACCGGTCAGCCCCGACGGGCTGAAGGAGCGAATCGACGCGGGCGAAGCGGTCACCCTCCTCGACACCCGCATGGAGTCGGAGTACGAAGAGTGGCGAATCGACGGCGAGAACGTCGAGTCGATCAACGTTCCGTACTTCGAGTTCCTGGACGACGAGATCGACGACGATGTCCTTGCGCGGATTCCCGACGACCGCGAAATCACGGTCCTCTGCGCGAAGGGCGGTTCGAGCGAGTACGTCGCCGCACAGTTGAAAGAGCGCGGCTACGACGTCGACCACCTCGAAGACGGGATGAACGGCTGGGCGCGCATCTACGAGCGCGTCGAAGTCGAGCGCTACGACGGCGCCGGGACGCTCTACCAGTACCAGCGCCCCTCGAGCGGTTGTCTCGGCTACCTCGTCGTCGACGGCGGCGAGGCGGCCGTGATCGACCCGCTGCGCGCGTTCACCGACCGCTACCACGAGGACGTCGACGAGCTCGACGCCGATCTGAAATACGCGATCGACACGCACGTCCACGCGGACCACATCTCGGGCGTCCGCGACCTCGACGCCGTCGGCGTCGAAGGCGCGATCCCCGAGGCGTCGGTCGACCGCGGGGTCACCTACGCCGACGAGATGACGCTGGCCGCGGACGGCGACGAGTTCGAGGTCGGCGATGCGACGATCGAGACCGTCTACACGCCCGGACACACCTCCGGAATGACCTCGTACCTGATCGACGGCGAGCTGCTGGCGACAGGCGACGGCCTGTTCGTCGAGAGCGTCGCCCGTCCCGACCTCGAGGAGGGCAACGAAGGCGCCGAAGACGCCGCCAAGCAGCTCTACGAGTCACTTCAGGAGCGCGTGCTGACGCTGCCCGACGACACCCTGATCGGCGGGGCCCACTTCAGTGATGCCGCCGACCCCGCCGAGGACGACACCTACACGGCCCCGATCGGCCAGCTCGAGGACGAGATGGCCGCGCTGACGATGGACGAAGACGAGTTCGTCGAACTGATCCTCTCGGACATGCCGCCCCGTCCGGCCAACTACGAGGAGATCATCCCGACGAACCTCGGCCAGCAGGAGGCCGACGACGAGGAGGCGTTCGAACTCGAGCTCGGCCCGAACAACTGTGCCGCCAGTCAAGAGTCGCTGGCTGGTGACTGA
- a CDS encoding sulfurtransferase TusA family protein, with the protein MSSEYQTAQTLDVKGQSCPMPIVKTKQAIDDLEAGDVLEVIATDSGSMSDIQGWADGTDGVELLEQVEDDDRYTHYVKKTE; encoded by the coding sequence ATGAGTTCGGAATATCAGACCGCGCAGACGCTGGACGTGAAAGGACAGTCGTGCCCGATGCCCATCGTGAAAACCAAGCAAGCGATCGACGATCTCGAGGCCGGCGACGTCCTCGAGGTGATCGCGACGGACTCTGGCAGCATGAGTGACATTCAGGGCTGGGCCGACGGAACCGACGGCGTCGAACTCCTCGAACAGGTCGAGGACGACGACCGCTACACCCACTACGTGAAGAAAACGGAATAA
- a CDS encoding DsrE/DsrF/DrsH-like family protein, with the protein MSTDNQTTAIEDGDAEPEPESDAEFDAAELQMLRERVEELEESLAEADAGDDQKKMTIVATQGSFDMAYPPLILASTAAAFDWEVVVFHTFWGLDILHEEHSKDLKLSAVGNPNMPVPNAIAALPGMDTMATKMMQRKIDENGTATIEELIDLSLESGVDLQACQMTIELMDYDEDDFYDGITTGVGAATALQHMAESDIQLLV; encoded by the coding sequence ATGAGCACGGACAACCAAACGACAGCAATCGAAGACGGCGACGCGGAACCGGAGCCCGAATCCGACGCCGAGTTTGACGCCGCCGAGTTGCAGATGCTGCGCGAGCGCGTCGAGGAGCTAGAGGAGTCACTCGCGGAGGCGGACGCGGGCGACGACCAGAAGAAGATGACCATCGTCGCGACGCAGGGCAGTTTCGACATGGCGTACCCGCCGTTAATCCTCGCGAGCACGGCGGCCGCCTTCGACTGGGAGGTCGTCGTCTTCCACACGTTCTGGGGGCTCGACATCCTCCACGAGGAGCACTCGAAGGACCTCAAGCTGAGCGCCGTCGGCAACCCGAACATGCCGGTTCCGAACGCCATCGCCGCGCTCCCCGGGATGGACACGATGGCCACGAAGATGATGCAGAGGAAGATCGACGAGAACGGAACCGCCACCATCGAGGAATTGATCGACCTCTCGCTCGAGAGCGGCGTCGACCTCCAGGCCTGCCAGATGACGATCGAGCTGATGGACTACGACGAGGACGACTTCTACGACGGCATCACCACCGGGGTCGGCGCGGCCACGGCGCTCCAGCACATGGCCGAATCTGACATCCAGCTCCTGGTATAG